A window of the Salvelinus sp. IW2-2015 linkage group LG3, ASM291031v2, whole genome shotgun sequence genome harbors these coding sequences:
- the LOC111950371 gene encoding HMG box-containing protein 1-like codes for MATVLSDDLKKHYNMVWEIKSPLSSSSRMLDITGPEASREQGLDLLQCEEHLPSSPGCPTSDSHMEYDDLPELEEVEEDQTAHAVFQVGAGVSHQERTDTVMRPGPWTHTGSHS; via the exons ATGGCGACTGTTTTG TCAGATGACCTAAAGAAGCATTATAACATGGTGTGGGAAATTAAGAGTcccctgagcagcagcagtagaatgTTGGATATCACAGGGCCAGAGGCAAGTAGAGAACAGGGCTTGGACCTGCTCCARTGTGAAGAACACCTGCCCTCCTCCCCCGGATGCCCCACCAGTGACAGCCACATGGAATACG ATGACCTCCCGgagctggaggaggtggaggaggaccaGACAGCCCACGCCGTGTTTCAGGTGGGGGCGGGGGTGTCCCATCAGGAACGGACGGACACAGTCATGAGGCCGGGCCCCTGGACACACACTGGGTCACACAGCTAG